A genomic stretch from Armatimonadota bacterium includes:
- a CDS encoding DUF2505 family protein, with the protein MAHWGDWTVASVEASTVIGASIEKVYALAKDVERFPQFMPDLESVAVLERLPTGTVTEWVARVQGRRIRWVEEDEWDDGKRVCTFRQRSGDFNKYEGAWRFEATPEGTRTSLEVEFELDIPLAGALLSSLVKVLMRKNCESMLAALKGQLEAAAS; encoded by the coding sequence CTGGCGCACTGGGGGGATTGGACCGTGGCCAGCGTCGAGGCGTCTACCGTAATAGGAGCATCCATAGAGAAGGTCTACGCGCTCGCCAAGGACGTCGAGCGCTTTCCGCAGTTCATGCCGGATCTGGAGAGCGTCGCGGTGCTTGAGCGTCTGCCGACCGGTACCGTGACCGAATGGGTGGCCCGCGTCCAGGGCCGCCGGATCCGGTGGGTCGAAGAGGACGAGTGGGATGACGGCAAGCGCGTCTGCACCTTCAGGCAGCGGTCCGGGGACTTCAACAAGTACGAGGGGGCGTGGCGCTTTGAGGCGACGCCGGAGGGGACCCGAACGAGCCTGGAGGTCGAGTTCGAGCTGGACATCCCGCTGGCGGGCGCGCTGCTCAGTTCGCTCGTGAAGGTGCTGATGCGCAAGAACTGCGAGAGCATGCTGGCCGCGCTCAAGGGCCAGCTGGAAGCGGCGGCCTCCTGA
- a CDS encoding electron transfer flavoprotein subunit alpha/FixB family protein, whose product MPDILVVATAPEGTLSRSSLELVAGAHAICGPLGLGVTAVLLGTGPGLVNAPQALHQHGVARVLRVDHPLLTAGESDAYLRAIEQVARTERPEVVLISADTMGRDLAVRLAWRLGAALVTECFELTSDNGAVVARRQVYGGRAVASMAVTRRPAVFSMKPRSLDAPAPSPVAGTVEDLTVELEPGDLPTRVREVLREQSDVGLEDAQVVIGGGRGIGGPEGFAQLGELASALGGAVGASRPPADSGWVPLSWQVGQTGKTIRPALYVAVGISGATQHVAGVSGSRMIVAINRDPEAPIFSVAHLGIVADFREIVPPLIAKVKELRGL is encoded by the coding sequence ATGCCTGACATCCTGGTAGTTGCCACTGCGCCTGAAGGTACGCTGAGCCGGTCCAGTCTCGAACTCGTCGCCGGCGCGCACGCGATCTGTGGACCGCTCGGCCTGGGCGTGACCGCTGTGCTGCTGGGAACCGGGCCTGGGCTGGTCAATGCGCCCCAGGCACTGCACCAGCACGGCGTGGCCCGTGTGCTCCGGGTGGACCACCCGCTCCTGACCGCAGGGGAGTCAGATGCCTACCTGCGAGCAATCGAACAGGTGGCGCGGACCGAGCGCCCGGAGGTCGTGCTCATCAGCGCCGACACAATGGGCCGAGATCTCGCCGTCCGGCTCGCCTGGCGGCTAGGTGCGGCCCTTGTAACCGAGTGCTTTGAGCTCACCTCTGACAACGGCGCCGTTGTGGCGCGCCGGCAGGTCTACGGCGGGCGGGCCGTGGCCAGCATGGCCGTGACCCGCAGGCCCGCGGTGTTCTCGATGAAGCCCAGGTCGCTCGACGCTCCGGCCCCATCTCCGGTGGCGGGAACCGTGGAGGACCTGACCGTGGAGCTGGAACCCGGTGACCTGCCGACGCGCGTGCGCGAGGTACTGCGCGAGCAGTCGGACGTGGGCCTGGAGGACGCGCAGGTTGTGATCGGTGGCGGGCGCGGTATCGGAGGGCCCGAGGGCTTTGCCCAACTCGGCGAGCTGGCGTCTGCGCTGGGAGGGGCTGTGGGCGCGTCCCGCCCGCCCGCGGACTCCGGGTGGGTGCCACTGAGCTGGCAGGTGGGTCAGACCGGCAAGACCATCCGTCCGGCCCTGTACGTGGCGGTGGGTATCTCAGGGGCCACGCAGCACGTGGCCGGCGTGTCCGGTTCGCGCATGATCGTGGCGATCAACCGGGACCCGGAGGCGCCGATCTTCTCGGTTGCGCACCTCGGCATCGTCGCCGACTTCCGGGAGATTGTGCCGCCCCTGATCGCCAAGGTCAAGGAGCTCAGGGGCCTGTAG
- a CDS encoding MoaD/ThiS family protein has product MKVRLHHPRRVLEIPGRQRVSRILADLGLDPEAFLVIRGDALLTSDSEVGDEDEIEIRPVISGGWADGAPCAA; this is encoded by the coding sequence GTGAAGGTCCGGCTGCACCACCCGCGCCGCGTTCTGGAGATCCCGGGCAGGCAGAGGGTTTCCAGGATCCTCGCCGATCTGGGGCTGGACCCCGAGGCGTTCCTGGTGATCCGCGGCGACGCTCTGCTGACCTCGGACTCCGAGGTGGGCGACGAGGACGAGATCGAGATCCGCCCGGTGATCTCGGGCGGGTGGGCGGACGGGGCGCCTTGCGCTGCCTGA
- a CDS encoding DegT/DnrJ/EryC1/StrS aminotransferase family protein, translating into MTPRTAAAISIARPIIGEEEKRQVLEVLDSGALIAGRRVAEFEAAFAAYIGVPHAVATSSGSAALHVAMLALGIGPGDRVVTTPFTFAASSNAVIHAGAHPVFVDVNPETCNLDPGAVEDQLRRGGVRAILVVHLYGLPADIVTLRALADRYGVLLIEDCAQAHGAAAGGRRVGSFGDAAIFSFYPTKNMTTGEGGMLTASDPAVARRARLLVDPRGEAEYAYEVVGFNFRMTEMAGAMGVVQLSALEGRNQHRRENAQRLTDGLRGLSWLSLPVEPAGLRHVYHQYTVRVRQGRDALITHLAGAGIGARVYYPSLVTQTPAYRRLKLDGTYPNALRLTGEVLSLPVHPSLVDDDLTRVVSTVRAFPGEDR; encoded by the coding sequence ATGACCCCACGCACCGCGGCGGCGATCTCGATCGCCCGACCGATTATCGGCGAGGAAGAGAAACGGCAGGTCCTTGAGGTTCTCGATTCCGGCGCTCTGATTGCCGGCCGCCGGGTCGCGGAGTTCGAGGCGGCCTTCGCCGCCTACATCGGCGTCCCCCACGCCGTGGCCACGTCGTCGGGCAGTGCCGCGCTGCACGTCGCGATGCTCGCTCTGGGAATCGGTCCCGGCGATCGCGTCGTAACGACCCCGTTTACGTTCGCGGCCAGCAGCAACGCCGTCATCCACGCGGGCGCACATCCGGTCTTCGTGGACGTGAATCCGGAGACGTGCAACCTTGATCCTGGCGCCGTTGAGGATCAACTTCGCCGGGGTGGGGTTCGTGCCATCCTCGTGGTGCACCTCTACGGACTTCCCGCGGACATCGTAACCCTGCGCGCGCTCGCCGATCGCTACGGTGTCCTGCTGATCGAGGACTGTGCGCAGGCGCACGGTGCCGCAGCCGGCGGCCGGCGAGTGGGGTCGTTTGGGGACGCTGCGATCTTCAGCTTCTACCCGACGAAGAACATGACCACCGGTGAGGGCGGGATGCTGACTGCCTCCGACCCTGCCGTGGCCCGGAGGGCCCGGCTGCTGGTGGATCCGCGGGGCGAGGCGGAGTACGCCTACGAGGTCGTTGGGTTCAACTTCCGCATGACCGAGATGGCAGGGGCGATGGGCGTTGTGCAGCTCTCGGCCCTGGAGGGGCGCAACCAGCACAGGCGGGAGAACGCGCAGCGGCTCACGGATGGCCTGCGTGGTCTTTCGTGGTTGAGCCTGCCGGTGGAGCCAGCAGGCCTGCGCCACGTGTACCATCAGTACACCGTGCGCGTCCGGCAGGGTCGTGACGCCCTGATTACCCACCTGGCCGGCGCCGGGATCGGTGCCAGGGTGTACTATCCGTCGCTGGTAACGCAGACCCCGGCATATCGCCGGTTGAAACTGGACGGCACGTACCCGAACGCCTTGCGTCTCACCGGCGAGGTGCTCTCGCTTCCGGTCCATCCGTCCCTGGTGGACGACGACCTGACCAGGGTGGTGTCCACGGTGCGCGCGTTTCCCGGGGAAGACCGGTGA
- a CDS encoding (Fe-S)-binding protein has translation MDLLAPTREIYWNIPPVGVIIMYLLAAVAVAAFVHGIYQHFRMWRRGQPVDRLTPIWPRLRSVLVHVAAHGRLLADRVPGIYHLALFWGFAFLLVGTIVVLIQADLGLRIMRGSFYLYFQSLALDLMGAAATAGVAAALVMRYVVRSPRLRRGILSDGVILWLLGAILVTGFLIEGLRIAGTADPWGYWSPVGFQISILVGVAGMSSSAIRGSHAILWWVHFALSMVFIAYIPRSKLFHLLLAPVNVYLRPLADAGSPRFVDFDKVERFGASTFSDLTWKDLLDLDVCTECGRCTAVCPANNTGKLLSPMQVVLDLRDEMARAGGASGPVLAGGVVQAESLWGCTTCLGCMEACPVFIEHVPKIVEMRRYLAMEEAVVPDLMGEALRSLEARGHPFRGAGIARTAWTAGIDVKSLPRGECAEWLLWVGCAAALNERNHSTLRALVRVLQAAGVDLAVLGDEETCTGDPARAMGNEYLFQTLARQNIDTLERYAVKKIVTVCPHCYNTFKHTYPQMGGRYEVWHHAQLLSHLVETGRIAPTAPMDSMVTFHDPCYLGRHNGEYDAPRRVLRAIPGVRAVEMSRCRENGFCCGAGGGLYWSEDRTGQRINHARTDQAVASGAQIVATACPFCMLMIEDGVAAREAAVRPLDVVELLDRSIGGSR, from the coding sequence ATGGACCTGTTGGCCCCAACGCGCGAGATCTACTGGAACATCCCTCCTGTCGGCGTGATCATCATGTACCTGCTGGCCGCGGTTGCGGTGGCCGCCTTCGTCCACGGCATCTACCAGCACTTCCGCATGTGGCGGAGGGGCCAGCCGGTGGACCGTCTTACGCCCATCTGGCCGCGCCTGCGCTCGGTCCTGGTCCACGTGGCTGCCCACGGACGGCTGCTTGCCGACCGCGTTCCCGGGATCTACCACCTGGCCCTGTTCTGGGGCTTCGCGTTCCTGCTGGTCGGGACAATCGTGGTTCTGATCCAGGCAGACCTGGGGCTGAGGATCATGCGGGGTTCGTTCTACCTGTACTTCCAGTCGCTGGCCTTGGATCTGATGGGCGCGGCAGCGACCGCCGGCGTGGCCGCGGCGCTGGTGATGCGCTACGTTGTCAGGTCGCCGCGGCTGCGGCGCGGGATCCTTTCCGACGGTGTGATCCTCTGGCTCCTGGGGGCGATTCTCGTCACCGGTTTCCTGATCGAGGGACTGCGCATCGCCGGGACGGCTGATCCGTGGGGGTACTGGTCGCCGGTGGGATTCCAGATCTCGATCCTGGTCGGCGTTGCGGGGATGAGCTCATCAGCGATTCGGGGCAGCCACGCGATCCTGTGGTGGGTCCACTTCGCGCTGTCAATGGTCTTCATCGCCTATATCCCGCGCTCCAAGCTCTTTCACCTGCTGCTGGCTCCGGTGAACGTCTACCTGCGCCCGTTGGCAGACGCGGGCAGCCCGCGCTTCGTGGACTTCGACAAGGTCGAGCGCTTCGGCGCGTCCACGTTTTCGGACCTAACGTGGAAGGACCTCCTCGACCTGGACGTCTGCACTGAGTGCGGCCGTTGCACGGCCGTCTGCCCTGCCAACAACACAGGCAAACTCCTGTCCCCGATGCAGGTGGTCCTGGACCTGCGCGATGAGATGGCGCGCGCCGGCGGGGCCTCGGGCCCGGTCCTGGCCGGTGGGGTCGTGCAGGCAGAGTCGTTGTGGGGATGCACCACCTGCCTGGGCTGCATGGAAGCGTGCCCTGTGTTCATCGAGCACGTGCCCAAGATAGTTGAGATGCGGCGGTACCTGGCCATGGAGGAGGCGGTCGTACCCGACCTGATGGGGGAGGCGCTGCGCAGCCTGGAAGCCAGGGGACATCCCTTCCGAGGTGCCGGAATCGCGCGCACTGCCTGGACGGCCGGCATTGACGTGAAATCGCTGCCGCGCGGGGAGTGTGCCGAGTGGCTGCTGTGGGTGGGCTGCGCCGCGGCCCTGAACGAGAGGAACCACTCGACATTGCGGGCGCTGGTGCGGGTGCTGCAAGCCGCCGGCGTGGATCTGGCCGTCCTGGGCGACGAGGAGACCTGCACAGGGGATCCGGCGCGCGCGATGGGCAACGAGTACCTATTCCAAACACTTGCACGGCAGAACATAGATACGCTGGAACGGTACGCGGTGAAGAAGATCGTCACCGTATGCCCGCACTGCTACAATACCTTCAAGCACACATACCCGCAGATGGGCGGCCGGTACGAGGTCTGGCACCACGCACAACTGCTCTCGCACCTGGTGGAGACAGGGCGCATCGCGCCCACGGCACCGATGGACTCCATGGTCACCTTCCACGATCCCTGCTATCTGGGGCGCCACAACGGCGAGTATGATGCCCCGCGCCGCGTGCTTCGCGCGATTCCCGGCGTGCGGGCCGTGGAGATGTCCCGCTGCCGCGAGAATGGATTCTGCTGCGGCGCCGGCGGAGGGCTCTACTGGTCCGAGGACCGAACCGGCCAGAGGATCAACCACGCGCGCACCGATCAGGCGGTGGCCTCGGGGGCGCAGATCGTTGCCACGGCCTGCCCGTTCTGCATGCTGATGATCGAGGACGGGGTCGCGGCGCGCGAGGCGGCCGTCCGGCCGCTGGACGTCGTGGAGCTGCTGGACCGGAGCATCGGCGGGAGCCGCTGA
- a CDS encoding cobalamin B12-binding domain-containing protein encodes MARAARILLAKPGLDGHDRGVKVVARALRDAGYEVIYTGLHQTPEMVVAAAIQEDVDAIGLSILSGAHNVLFPRITALLRERGIEDVVVFGGGIIPEDDMPGLAAAGIGRIFNPGTSLEEIVRWVGEHVRPRGVAA; translated from the coding sequence ATGGCACGGGCCGCTCGCATCCTGCTGGCAAAGCCGGGACTGGACGGCCACGACCGCGGAGTCAAGGTCGTGGCACGCGCCCTGCGCGATGCCGGGTACGAGGTGATCTACACGGGACTTCACCAGACGCCCGAGATGGTCGTGGCCGCGGCGATCCAGGAGGACGTGGATGCCATAGGCCTGTCCATACTCTCCGGGGCTCACAACGTGCTCTTCCCCCGTATCACGGCCCTGCTGCGGGAGCGAGGGATCGAGGACGTCGTCGTGTTCGGTGGTGGAATCATCCCGGAGGATGACATGCCAGGGCTGGCGGCAGCGGGCATCGGCAGGATCTTCAACCCCGGCACCTCCCTGGAGGAGATCGTCCGGTGGGTAGGCGAGCACGTCCGGCCGAGGGGTGTCGCGGCGTGA
- a CDS encoding electron transfer flavoprotein subunit beta/FixA family protein — protein sequence MDVVVCLKQVVDPELPVRDFAVDPGTQRQVREGRPLVISTYDENALEVALQLKDASGARVRVLTLGPQQAVSEAIRLALAMGADEAVVVDDPRAPELSGPEKARTLAAAIRRIGPADLILTGCESADWADRVVAPLLAEDLGAACVTFVSRIERWDGAPVVRRLVEDGHHLVEVRLPAVLSVTSDDSNRPRLPKVKDIMAAKRKPVHAWSPADLTRSSASDPGAGVEVRGVVVPERTSRCEFLTGEPADQVAALAQRLRDQKLL from the coding sequence ATGGACGTCGTCGTATGCTTGAAGCAGGTTGTGGACCCTGAACTGCCGGTACGGGACTTCGCCGTGGATCCGGGCACGCAGAGGCAGGTGCGCGAGGGGCGCCCGCTGGTGATCTCCACCTACGACGAGAACGCGCTGGAGGTCGCCCTCCAGCTCAAGGACGCGTCGGGAGCCAGGGTGAGGGTGCTGACGCTGGGCCCTCAGCAAGCAGTGAGCGAGGCGATACGCCTGGCGCTGGCCATGGGTGCCGATGAGGCGGTCGTCGTGGACGATCCGCGGGCTCCTGAACTCTCAGGACCGGAGAAGGCCCGGACGCTCGCCGCGGCAATCCGGCGGATTGGACCGGCCGACCTGATCCTGACCGGGTGCGAGTCCGCGGACTGGGCCGATCGCGTGGTGGCTCCGCTGCTGGCCGAGGACCTGGGCGCCGCCTGCGTGACCTTCGTGTCCCGCATCGAGAGATGGGACGGCGCGCCGGTGGTAAGGCGACTGGTCGAGGACGGGCACCATCTCGTTGAGGTGCGCCTGCCCGCCGTGCTGTCGGTTACGAGCGACGACTCCAACCGCCCGCGGCTGCCAAAGGTCAAGGACATTATGGCGGCCAAGCGTAAACCGGTTCATGCCTGGTCGCCCGCTGATCTCACCCGCTCGTCTGCCAGCGATCCCGGCGCAGGAGTCGAGGTGCGCGGGGTAGTGGTGCCCGAACGCACGTCGCGCTGCGAGTTCCTGACCGGCGAGCCGGCCGATCAGGTGGCGGCCCTGGCGCAGCGGCTGCGCGACCAGAAACTGCTGTAA
- a CDS encoding tRNA (adenine-N1)-methyltransferase gives MRPADDRGGLCVLSHDGARSRASQRANALPPVRTAGVLAAGDPVLLVDRKRRSYLIWLAEGATSDLRGGRIVHADLIGRPDGVHVESSRGERLVVVRATLADYVLHMPRGAQVIYPKDLALILMMADIYPGAVVAEAGTGSGALTMALLRAVGPGGRVYSYEVREEFQRTAARNIARYMGETPTLVMRLHDVTTGIPDAPVDRLVLDLPEPWRVVGPATSGLRPGGILLAYLPTTVQVQRTVEALGASRAFALIETVESLLRPWNVEALSVRPAHRMVAHTGFLVLARRVESGCSAPQPSREART, from the coding sequence ATGCGACCAGCCGACGACCGAGGAGGTCTGTGCGTTCTGTCGCATGACGGCGCGCGCAGCCGCGCGTCTCAACGCGCGAACGCCCTCCCTCCCGTGAGGACAGCCGGCGTGCTGGCAGCAGGGGATCCGGTCCTGCTCGTGGACCGCAAACGGCGCTCCTACTTGATATGGCTGGCAGAGGGCGCAACCAGCGACCTCAGGGGAGGCCGGATCGTCCACGCCGACCTGATAGGCCGGCCGGATGGCGTACACGTAGAGAGTTCGCGCGGCGAGCGGCTGGTCGTGGTTCGCGCGACCCTTGCCGACTACGTCCTGCACATGCCCCGCGGAGCACAGGTGATCTACCCGAAGGATCTGGCGCTGATTCTCATGATGGCGGACATCTACCCGGGGGCCGTGGTCGCCGAGGCCGGCACGGGGTCCGGTGCGCTGACGATGGCGCTCCTGCGGGCCGTCGGGCCTGGTGGCCGCGTGTACTCGTACGAGGTGCGTGAGGAGTTCCAGCGGACCGCTGCGAGAAACATCGCACGGTACATGGGCGAGACGCCCACGCTGGTGATGCGGCTGCACGACGTAACCACCGGAATCCCGGACGCGCCCGTGGATCGCCTGGTGCTGGACCTGCCCGAGCCATGGCGGGTAGTGGGGCCGGCCACGTCCGGGCTGCGCCCCGGCGGGATCCTCCTGGCTTATCTCCCCACGACCGTGCAGGTACAGCGGACCGTGGAGGCGCTGGGCGCAAGCCGGGCCTTCGCGTTGATCGAGACCGTGGAGTCACTGCTCCGGCCCTGGAACGTGGAGGCGCTGAGCGTGCGCCCGGCCCACCGTATGGTCGCCCACACCGGATTCCTGGTGCTCGCCAGGCGAGTCGAGTCAGGCTGTTCCGCACCACAACCAAGCAGGGAGGCGCGTACATGA
- a CDS encoding 4Fe-4S dicluster domain-containing protein, whose translation MTYTIAEPCITVMDRACVEVCPVDCIHEGTDMLYIHPDECIDCGACVSACPVAAIFAEADVPEQWKQFVDMNKDFFSMSDEEFAAKYGKPK comes from the coding sequence ATGACCTATACCATCGCTGAGCCGTGCATCACCGTCATGGACAGGGCGTGCGTCGAGGTCTGCCCGGTGGATTGCATCCACGAGGGCACCGACATGCTCTACATCCATCCGGACGAGTGCATTGACTGCGGGGCCTGCGTTTCTGCTTGCCCCGTGGCCGCGATCTTCGCCGAGGCGGACGTGCCGGAGCAGTGGAAGCAGTTCGTTGACATGAACAAGGACTTCTTCTCCATGTCGGACGAGGAGTTCGCGGCCAAGTACGGAAAGCCTAAGTAG
- a CDS encoding methylmalonyl-CoA mutase, with protein METLSGIPVKAAYTADDLAGLPEAASPGRPGEYPYTRGIHPTMYRGRLWTMRQFAGFGAAEDTNRRFHYLLEHGQTGLSVAFDMPTLMGYDSDHPRALGEVGREGVAVDSLADMEVLFKGIPLDRVTASMTINAPANVLLAMYVAMADRQGIPRDRLGGTTQTDMLKEFIAQKEWIIPPRPSLRLIQDMLAFGTRELPRWNVISISGYHIREAGSTAVQELAFTLADGIAYVEAGMAAGLDVDAFAPRLSFFFDVHNDFFEEIAKFRAARRMWARIMRERFGSKEPRSWWLRTHAQTAGVSLTAQQPMNNIARVALQALAAVLGGTQSLHTNSMDETYALPTEEAVTVALRTQQILAHESGVTATVDPLGGSYFVETLTSQVEEAAWEYIRKIDDLGGMVAAVEAGYPQREIAEASYRFQMQVERGERIIVGVNEFAAAQEPAIPILRIDPEVEPRQVSRTREVRSTRDGARVELCLSALRRAAEGHDDTMEHVLECVKAYATLGEICDVFRGVYGEYREPAVV; from the coding sequence ATGGAGACCCTCTCAGGGATCCCGGTCAAGGCGGCATACACCGCGGACGATCTGGCCGGATTGCCCGAGGCGGCGAGCCCGGGCAGACCCGGTGAGTATCCCTACACCCGCGGCATTCACCCCACGATGTACCGAGGCCGGCTGTGGACGATGCGACAGTTCGCCGGGTTCGGCGCGGCAGAGGACACCAACAGGCGATTCCACTACCTCCTGGAGCACGGGCAGACCGGACTCTCGGTCGCGTTCGACATGCCGACCCTGATGGGGTATGACTCGGACCACCCCCGGGCGCTGGGCGAGGTGGGTCGCGAAGGTGTGGCCGTTGACTCGCTTGCGGACATGGAGGTGCTCTTCAAGGGCATCCCTCTGGATCGGGTGACGGCCTCGATGACGATCAATGCCCCGGCCAACGTCCTGCTGGCGATGTACGTTGCCATGGCAGACAGGCAGGGCATCCCCCGCGACAGGCTGGGCGGGACGACGCAGACCGACATGCTCAAAGAGTTCATCGCGCAGAAGGAGTGGATCATCCCCCCACGCCCGAGCCTGCGGCTGATCCAGGACATGCTCGCCTTCGGGACAAGGGAGCTGCCTCGCTGGAACGTCATCAGCATCAGCGGGTACCACATCCGAGAAGCCGGAAGCACCGCTGTGCAGGAACTGGCCTTCACCCTGGCCGACGGCATCGCCTACGTTGAGGCAGGCATGGCCGCCGGTCTCGATGTGGACGCCTTCGCGCCCCGGCTGTCGTTCTTCTTCGATGTGCACAACGACTTCTTCGAGGAGATCGCCAAGTTCCGGGCGGCACGCCGGATGTGGGCAAGGATCATGCGCGAGAGGTTCGGCTCGAAGGAACCCAGGTCGTGGTGGCTGCGCACCCACGCCCAGACCGCGGGCGTCTCCCTGACTGCCCAGCAGCCGATGAACAACATCGCCCGTGTCGCGCTCCAGGCGCTGGCCGCCGTGCTGGGCGGCACGCAGTCGCTTCACACAAACTCGATGGACGAGACCTATGCGCTGCCGACCGAGGAGGCGGTGACCGTCGCCCTGCGCACCCAGCAGATCCTGGCGCACGAGAGCGGCGTGACCGCCACGGTGGACCCGCTGGGGGGATCGTACTTCGTTGAGACGCTCACCAGCCAGGTCGAAGAGGCGGCCTGGGAGTATATTCGCAAGATTGACGATCTGGGCGGGATGGTGGCCGCGGTGGAGGCGGGGTACCCGCAACGCGAGATCGCCGAGGCCTCGTACCGGTTCCAGATGCAGGTCGAGCGCGGCGAGCGGATCATCGTGGGCGTGAATGAGTTCGCGGCCGCGCAGGAACCGGCAATCCCGATCCTGCGCATAGATCCAGAGGTGGAGCCCAGGCAGGTCTCGCGCACACGGGAGGTGCGTTCTACACGGGACGGGGCAAGGGTGGAACTCTGCCTGAGCGCGCTGCGGAGGGCCGCGGAAGGACACGATGACACGATGGAGCACGTTCTCGAGTGCGTGAAGGCCTACGCCACGCTGGGCGAGATCTGCGACGTGTTCCGGGGTGTCTACGGCGAGTACCGCGAGCCCGCGGTCGTTTGA
- a CDS encoding adenine nucleotide alpha hydrolase family protein codes for MRCLKCRGVAAVEVRRHRAAYCAPHFLEFFEAQVHRALTTQRMLRPEERILVAVSGGKDSLALWEVLLRRGDDTTGLHINLGIGDYSRESRARTEEFARARGARLFVADLREEYGMDIGTLAEASGRSPCSACGLSKRYLFNKMARDGGFTAVATGHNLDDEAAVLLGNLLHWNMDQLARQAPVLEQTHPHLVRRVKPLYRTSERESAAYAILRGIDYVIEECPHSRGARSLLHKGVLNSLEAASAGTKQAFYWGFLDRLAPVIRAGGPPALHPCRQCDQPTTEEVCAFCRMTARAAARLNARTPSLP; via the coding sequence TTGCGCTGCCTGAAGTGCCGGGGAGTCGCCGCGGTTGAGGTGCGCCGCCATCGGGCCGCCTACTGCGCGCCTCACTTCCTGGAGTTCTTCGAGGCCCAGGTCCATCGTGCGCTCACCACGCAGAGGATGCTCAGGCCCGAGGAACGCATCCTCGTGGCGGTTTCCGGCGGCAAGGACAGCCTGGCGTTGTGGGAGGTCCTGCTGCGCCGGGGCGACGACACAACCGGGCTGCACATTAACCTGGGGATCGGCGACTACTCGCGGGAGTCGCGGGCAAGGACCGAGGAGTTCGCCCGGGCGCGCGGGGCGCGGCTGTTCGTGGCCGATCTGCGCGAGGAGTACGGAATGGACATCGGCACCCTGGCAGAAGCCAGCGGCCGGAGTCCCTGCTCCGCGTGCGGGCTCTCGAAGCGCTACCTCTTCAACAAGATGGCCCGCGACGGCGGCTTCACCGCTGTCGCCACCGGGCACAACCTCGACGATGAGGCCGCTGTGCTGCTGGGCAATCTCCTGCACTGGAACATGGATCAGCTCGCGCGCCAGGCGCCGGTACTGGAGCAGACGCACCCTCACTTGGTGCGCAGGGTGAAGCCGCTCTACAGGACCTCTGAGAGGGAGAGCGCGGCATACGCCATCTTGCGGGGGATTGACTACGTGATCGAGGAGTGCCCGCACAGCCGTGGGGCACGATCGCTGCTGCACAAGGGGGTACTAAACAGCCTGGAGGCCGCTTCCGCCGGCACCAAGCAGGCGTTCTACTGGGGCTTTCTTGATCGCCTGGCTCCGGTGATCCGCGCCGGCGGGCCCCCGGCGCTCCATCCCTGCCGGCAATGCGACCAGCCGACGACCGAGGAGGTCTGTGCGTTCTGTCGCATGACGGCGCGCGCAGCCGCGCGTCTCAACGCGCGAACGCCCTCCCTCCCGTGA